A stretch of the uncultured Campylobacter sp. genome encodes the following:
- a CDS encoding flagellar assembly protein A: MREYHVPENQNAQTYLEDIEIETPSPYGEVLNLVRNYGVDNKFIDFEILDFKTECKIVGEKSPRMLAQSKLSVFDDDKFYVEKVESLKQIYRVKFYDLRRAKPVVLPSIAINANKNLTKILATVSRGGDAVYFEELGKKMVDFIYKKMIKVGILIGIRDKTMHEEIAKITSALRVKEYLDKDYVFTVTQGVEAKPSVDDDLIFYYKSKIKNADENGKIDHANRGYLLGAIENELIIEYIKAKDGSSGRDVRGNLLAIQKAKTTITKMPQITENIYCAEDETGIRYFCKKAGYVYEKNGVFDIKDELDVNEISFKTTGSVDAGLDTSVTLNVKERDINKDAIGTGMTVEANEVNIEGNVAANAVVKANKVSIGGQTHAKSLIEAKEAKIAVHIGSFEGDSVDIDRLEGGRVKAKIARIKSVLGGEIIAESVIIDTLASNAKIIVADSVEIKRLKGVNNKILVDFSMVKNSGEKINEATAKIKIIREQIAKMPRILESKRCVIEENKGPINVIKAKIEELKNSSITPPATFIKKLKEYQQLVHEYNALLKDFKEKKDMIAELKEEIVGIQEGIFNSKVINHDKWREFNEVKFRLVDPARDITYNTRENEIARVLKIAKVQTEEGDIDYVIKKNNNLRKV; encoded by the coding sequence TTGCGAGAGTATCACGTGCCAGAAAACCAAAACGCGCAAACGTACCTTGAAGACATCGAGATAGAAACGCCAAGCCCGTACGGCGAGGTGCTAAATCTAGTTAGAAATTACGGAGTGGATAATAAATTTATAGATTTTGAAATTTTGGACTTTAAAACCGAGTGCAAAATAGTCGGAGAAAAATCGCCAAGAATGCTAGCCCAAAGCAAGCTAAGCGTCTTTGACGACGATAAATTTTACGTAGAAAAGGTAGAGAGCCTAAAGCAAATTTATAGAGTCAAATTTTACGATCTTAGGCGCGCTAAGCCGGTCGTGCTGCCTAGCATAGCTATAAACGCCAATAAAAATTTAACCAAAATTTTAGCTACCGTTTCGCGCGGAGGAGACGCTGTTTATTTTGAAGAACTTGGCAAAAAGATGGTTGATTTCATCTATAAAAAAATGATAAAAGTAGGCATCCTAATCGGCATCAGAGATAAAACGATGCATGAGGAGATAGCTAAAATTACCTCCGCGCTAAGAGTGAAGGAATATCTGGATAAAGACTACGTTTTTACGGTGACGCAAGGCGTAGAGGCTAAACCCTCGGTGGATGATGATTTGATATTTTATTATAAAAGCAAGATAAAAAACGCGGACGAAAACGGCAAAATCGATCACGCAAACAGAGGCTATCTACTAGGAGCGATAGAAAACGAGCTGATAATAGAATATATAAAAGCCAAAGACGGTTCTAGCGGCCGCGACGTGCGCGGAAACCTCCTAGCTATCCAAAAAGCCAAAACTACGATAACTAAAATGCCCCAAATCACCGAAAATATCTACTGCGCCGAGGATGAGACTGGCATAAGATATTTTTGTAAAAAGGCGGGCTACGTTTATGAAAAAAACGGAGTCTTTGATATCAAAGACGAGCTAGACGTAAATGAAATTTCTTTTAAAACCACCGGTTCTGTGGATGCGGGGCTAGATACCAGCGTCACGCTAAACGTAAAAGAGCGAGATATAAATAAAGACGCCATAGGCACGGGCATGACTGTAGAGGCCAATGAAGTAAATATCGAAGGCAATGTCGCCGCAAATGCCGTCGTAAAGGCAAATAAAGTATCTATAGGCGGACAAACCCACGCAAAATCTTTAATCGAAGCTAAAGAAGCAAAAATAGCCGTGCATATCGGTAGCTTTGAGGGGGACAGCGTCGATATAGACCGTTTAGAAGGCGGCAGGGTAAAAGCTAAAATCGCTCGCATAAAGTCGGTTCTAGGCGGAGAGATAATCGCAGAAAGCGTAATCATCGACACTCTAGCGTCAAATGCGAAAATAATCGTAGCAGATAGCGTGGAGATAAAAAGGCTAAAAGGCGTGAATAATAAAATTTTAGTAGATTTTAGCATGGTAAAAAACTCGGGCGAAAAGATAAACGAAGCTACGGCAAAGATAAAAATCATAAGAGAGCAAATCGCTAAAATGCCGCGAATCCTAGAGTCTAAAAGATGCGTCATAGAGGAAAATAAAGGCCCGATAAACGTCATCAAAGCTAAGATCGAGGAGCTAAAAAACTCAAGCATTACGCCTCCGGCTACTTTTATAAAGAAGCTAAAAGAGTACCAGCAGCTAGTACACGAGTATAACGCGCTTTTAAAGGATTTTAAAGAAAAAAAAGATATGATAGCCGAGCTAAAAGAGGAGATAGTGGGAATACAAGAGGGGATTTTTAACTCCAAAGTGATAAATCACGATAAGTGGCGCGAATTTAACGAGGTTAAATTTAGGCTCGTGGATCCGGCTCGCGATATAACCTATAACACCAGAGAAAACGAGATCGCCCGCGTGCTAAAGATCGCAAAGGTTCAGACCGAGGAGGGCGATATAGACTACGTTATCAAGAAAAATAACAACCTAAGAAAGGTCTAA
- the murJ gene encoding murein biosynthesis integral membrane protein MurJ has product MFIKGFFSNSIGIMVSRVLGLVRDLLTASTLGAGIYSDIFFIAFKIPNLLRRIFGEGAFANAFLPNFTKSNKKSLFSAEIFLKFLAFIGILTLLVNLFAPFFTSVIATGLAPGDINEAVPLVKINFYYLALIFAVTFLASLLQYRGHFATTAFGAALLNLAMIGSLVLARGQEPKVAAYYLSFGVVVGGVLQLIAHLIALKFNGISKLFLGGLVKFARGKRADTKGFFSNFFHGLVGSSAMQLSSFMDTWLASFLAAGSISYLFYANRIFQLPLAIFAIALSTALFPKITRQIKAGNEAEALKWMRKSFEILYFLLFAATIGGIILAEPIIKLLFERGSFTQADTAATASVLAAYMIGLLPFGLAKLFSLWLYAHLKQKLASKIAVITLVFNLVLAVALMQIYGAFGLALASSLGGFLTLALNVKFFGIRKFLAIIEPKKITLLSAVLALEAVILIFLRKFLDANF; this is encoded by the coding sequence GTGTTTATCAAGGGCTTTTTTTCAAACAGTATCGGCATTATGGTTTCGCGAGTTTTAGGGCTCGTGCGCGACCTGCTCACGGCTTCTACTTTGGGCGCGGGCATTTATAGCGACATATTTTTCATCGCGTTTAAGATACCAAATTTACTGCGCCGTATCTTTGGCGAGGGGGCCTTTGCCAACGCTTTTTTGCCAAATTTTACTAAATCAAACAAAAAATCGCTCTTTAGCGCCGAGATTTTTCTTAAATTTCTAGCCTTTATCGGTATTCTCACGCTTTTGGTAAATTTATTCGCCCCGTTTTTTACCTCCGTTATCGCCACAGGCCTAGCGCCCGGCGACATAAACGAAGCCGTCCCGCTCGTAAAAATCAACTTTTACTACCTAGCACTCATCTTTGCCGTTACCTTTTTAGCCTCGCTTTTGCAGTATCGCGGACACTTCGCGACGACGGCGTTTGGGGCGGCTTTGCTAAATTTAGCCATGATCGGCTCTTTAGTTTTAGCTCGCGGACAGGAGCCTAAAGTAGCGGCTTATTATCTGAGTTTCGGCGTCGTAGTAGGCGGCGTTTTGCAGCTTATAGCGCATCTTATCGCGCTCAAATTTAACGGCATCTCAAAGCTCTTTTTGGGCGGCTTAGTTAAATTTGCCCGCGGTAAAAGAGCCGATACGAAGGGCTTTTTTAGCAACTTTTTCCACGGCCTAGTGGGATCGTCCGCGATGCAGCTAAGCTCGTTTATGGATACGTGGCTGGCGTCGTTTTTGGCGGCCGGATCCATCAGCTATCTTTTCTACGCCAACCGTATTTTTCAGCTGCCTTTAGCGATATTTGCGATCGCGCTTTCTACCGCGCTTTTTCCTAAAATCACTCGCCAGATCAAGGCTGGAAACGAAGCCGAAGCTCTAAAATGGATGCGAAAAAGCTTTGAAATTTTATATTTTCTGCTTTTTGCGGCGACCATCGGCGGCATTATATTAGCCGAGCCAATCATCAAACTGCTTTTTGAGCGAGGAAGCTTTACGCAGGCTGATACGGCAGCGACCGCAAGCGTTTTGGCCGCTTATATGATCGGACTTTTGCCTTTTGGGCTTGCTAAGCTTTTTTCGCTTTGGCTTTATGCGCATTTAAAGCAAAAGCTAGCCTCTAAAATCGCCGTTATCACGCTCGTTTTTAACCTCGTTTTAGCAGTCGCGCTGATGCAAATTTACGGCGCATTCGGACTAGCGCTTGCTAGCTCGCTGGGCGGGTTTTTGACGCTAGCTTTAAACGTCAAATTTTTTGGGATAAGGAAATTTTTAGCTATAATCGAGCCTAAAAAAATAACGCTTTTAAGCGCGGTTCTGGCTTTAGAGGCAGTGATTTTGATATTTTTAAGGAAATTTTTAGATGCAAATTTTTGA
- the cysS gene encoding cysteine--tRNA ligase, translating to MQIFDSVKRKKVEFEPVKSDFVRIYVCGPTVYDDAHLGHAKSAISFDLLRRTLSELVGYKVKFVRNYTDIDDKILKKMAESGESLEAITDRYIASYERDMGALNVLEPDVKPKATQTLKEMIEYIEILLKNGFAYEIADDGIYFDTAKDAEYLSLSGKFDTEANVARVASRDEKKDEKDFVLWKFDEKWYESPFGRGRPGWHTECVAMIKKHLSSGEKFEIDIHAGGLDLLFPHHENEAAQCRCAERKSLAKYWLHNGFIQVNNEKMSKSLGNSFFVKDALERNLGEAVRFYLISSHYRANFNFSEDDLNAAKKRLDKIYRLKKRVLGAAANLSANEKFKSEFMSAMGDDLNTSKALACVDEFVRSANDELDANPKDKAKKGEIAANLELIARVLGILQIDVFEYFQFGVSDEKRAYIEDLINQRNEAKAAKNYELSDKIRDMLAANGISLMDTPEGCMWEKI from the coding sequence ATGCAAATTTTTGATAGCGTAAAGAGAAAAAAAGTAGAATTCGAGCCCGTGAAAAGCGACTTTGTACGCATTTACGTCTGCGGGCCGACGGTTTATGACGACGCGCATTTAGGACATGCCAAAAGCGCGATTAGCTTTGATCTGCTTAGGCGCACGCTAAGCGAGCTTGTTGGCTACAAGGTCAAATTCGTGCGAAACTACACCGATATAGACGATAAAATTTTAAAGAAAATGGCTGAGAGCGGCGAGAGTTTAGAAGCGATCACTGATAGATACATCGCAAGCTACGAGCGCGATATGGGAGCGCTTAACGTGCTTGAGCCAGACGTCAAGCCAAAAGCGACGCAGACACTAAAAGAGATGATAGAGTACATCGAAATTTTGCTAAAAAACGGCTTTGCCTACGAGATCGCGGACGACGGCATATACTTTGACACCGCAAAAGACGCGGAGTATCTGAGCCTTAGCGGTAAATTTGACACCGAAGCAAACGTCGCTCGCGTGGCTAGTAGAGACGAAAAGAAGGACGAAAAAGACTTCGTATTGTGGAAATTTGACGAGAAATGGTACGAGAGCCCGTTTGGCCGCGGTCGCCCCGGCTGGCACACCGAGTGCGTCGCGATGATAAAAAAGCACCTAAGCAGCGGCGAGAAATTTGAGATCGATATCCACGCGGGCGGGCTTGACCTGCTCTTTCCTCATCACGAAAACGAGGCCGCCCAGTGCCGCTGCGCCGAGCGCAAGAGCCTGGCTAAATATTGGCTACACAACGGCTTTATCCAAGTAAATAACGAAAAAATGAGCAAGAGCCTCGGAAATAGCTTTTTTGTTAAAGACGCGCTGGAGCGAAATTTGGGCGAGGCGGTGAGATTTTATCTGATTTCTAGCCACTACAGAGCGAATTTTAACTTTAGCGAAGACGATCTAAACGCCGCAAAAAAGCGCCTGGATAAAATTTACCGCCTAAAAAAACGAGTTTTGGGTGCGGCGGCAAATTTGAGCGCGAACGAGAAATTTAAGAGCGAGTTTATGTCTGCGATGGGGGACGATCTAAACACCTCAAAAGCCCTTGCTTGCGTAGATGAGTTTGTCCGCAGCGCAAACGACGAGCTAGACGCAAACCCTAAAGACAAAGCCAAAAAAGGCGAAATCGCGGCAAATTTGGAGCTGATAGCGCGGGTGCTAGGCATCTTGCAAATAGACGTGTTTGAGTATTTTCAGTTTGGCGTGAGCGACGAAAAACGAGCCTATATCGAGGATCTGATAAATCAAAGAAACGAAGCCAAAGCGGCTAAAAACTACGAGCTATCGGATAAAATCCGCGATATGCTAGCCGCAAACGGCATCAGCCTGATGGATACGCCAGAGGGTTGCATGTGGGAAAAGATATGA
- a CDS encoding ABC transporter ATP-binding protein, with the protein MKQMSLKEVLRRFAPYFGDYISYFIIAIAGMLMASGGTAASAWVIEPVLNKIFIEKNKDLLYLLPYAIIAIYFLKGLGTFLQAYFTAYIGQDIVRRFREKLLKNLLNLDMKFFNDYRTGELISRNINDIDRIRSIVSSMIPELIREAITIAGLLCVVLYQSLQLAFFALVIMPVAVYPLSKLAKKMKKISRASQEKTSDISSKLSEIFTNIEIIKANNAQEFEHAKFTDENAKFFKLNLKSVKVNEMVSPMMEIFGSVGVAAVVIIGGKEVIDGNLTMGSFFSFLTALFMLYTPIKRISGLYNKMQDAVVAAERTFELLDKEPQILSGDKPVPAEINLINFKDVRLNYEGNEVLKGINLSASKSQTVALVGSSGGGKSSVVNLLMRFYDANGGAIEINGENIKNFDLGSLRQNIGLVTQRVYIFNDTVANNVAYGREYDEAKVELALKTANAYDFVSNLPEGAQTVLNEFGTNLSGGQRQRIAIARALYDDPQILIFDEATSALDNESEQQITKAIANLQKEKIIFIIAHRLSTVQNADKIAVISGGKVVGFDTDEVLSRSCEIYAKLKGEALV; encoded by the coding sequence ATGAAGCAGATGAGCCTAAAAGAGGTTTTGCGGCGGTTTGCACCCTATTTTGGGGATTATATTTCGTATTTTATCATCGCTATCGCCGGCATGCTGATGGCTAGCGGCGGTACTGCGGCGTCGGCGTGGGTGATCGAGCCCGTGCTAAATAAAATTTTTATCGAAAAAAACAAAGACCTACTTTATCTTTTGCCTTACGCTATCATCGCGATTTACTTTTTAAAGGGGCTTGGCACGTTTTTGCAGGCCTATTTTACGGCGTATATCGGGCAGGATATCGTGAGGAGATTTCGCGAGAAGCTACTAAAAAACCTGCTAAATTTGGATATGAAGTTTTTTAACGACTACCGCACGGGCGAGCTAATCAGCCGAAATATCAACGACATCGACCGCATCAGAAGTATCGTTAGCTCCATGATCCCAGAGCTCATCCGCGAGGCTATCACGATCGCGGGACTGCTTTGCGTCGTGCTTTATCAGAGCTTACAGCTTGCGTTTTTTGCGCTAGTTATCATGCCTGTAGCCGTCTATCCGCTCTCAAAACTCGCAAAAAAGATGAAAAAAATCTCCCGCGCCTCGCAAGAAAAAACCTCCGACATCAGCTCGAAGCTGAGCGAAATTTTTACCAATATCGAGATAATTAAAGCAAACAACGCTCAGGAGTTTGAGCACGCTAAATTTACCGACGAAAACGCTAAATTTTTCAAGCTAAATTTAAAAAGCGTAAAAGTAAACGAGATGGTAAGCCCGATGATGGAAATTTTCGGCTCCGTCGGTGTCGCGGCGGTCGTCATCATCGGCGGCAAAGAGGTCATAGACGGAAATTTGACGATGGGAAGCTTCTTTTCTTTCCTAACCGCGCTTTTTATGCTTTATACGCCTATTAAACGCATTTCAGGCCTTTATAACAAGATGCAAGACGCCGTGGTCGCGGCCGAGCGAACCTTTGAACTGCTTGATAAAGAGCCTCAAATTTTAAGCGGCGACAAGCCCGTACCGGCTGAAATAAATTTGATAAATTTTAAAGACGTCAGACTAAACTACGAGGGCAATGAAGTGCTAAAAGGCATAAATCTAAGCGCGAGCAAGTCCCAAACCGTAGCACTCGTGGGCAGTAGCGGCGGCGGAAAAAGCTCGGTCGTAAACCTGCTCATGAGATTTTACGACGCAAACGGCGGAGCGATCGAGATAAACGGCGAAAATATCAAAAATTTCGATCTGGGTTCGCTTAGGCAAAATATCGGCCTAGTTACCCAGCGCGTCTATATCTTTAACGATACGGTCGCGAACAACGTCGCCTACGGCCGCGAATATGACGAAGCCAAAGTCGAACTCGCGCTAAAAACGGCAAACGCTTATGATTTCGTGTCAAATTTACCCGAGGGCGCTCAGACCGTTTTAAATGAATTCGGCACCAATCTCTCAGGCGGCCAGCGCCAGCGTATCGCCATCGCCCGCGCTCTTTATGACGACCCGCAAATTTTGATATTTGACGAGGCTACGAGCGCCCTAGATAACGAAAGTGAGCAGCAGATAACCAAAGCCATCGCGAATTTACAAAAAGAAAAGATAATATTTATCATCGCGCACCGCCTAAGCACGGTGCAAAATGCCGATAAAATCGCCGTTATCAGCGGCGGAAAAGTGGTTGGTTTTGACACCGACGAGGTGCTTAGCAGGAGCTGCGAAATTTACGCGAAACTAAAAGGCGAAGCCCTTGTTTAA
- a CDS encoding quinone-dependent dihydroorotate dehydrogenase, whose translation MNYETLKSIFFKFDPETAHKIVEKTLSISDCVFPGLYSIVAKNCVVTDAALSQNLLGTSFLNPVGIAGGFDKNATMLRPLAALGFGHVEFGTVTPKAQEGNAKPRLFRLIEEESIQNAMGFNNEGADALGARVGRLYPFAIPLFANIGKNKITPNEEAIKDYEILVAKFNEICNCFVINVSSPNTPNLRELQEESFIKDLFARLTPIAKKPIIFKIAPDMDDDKAVQICKTAVESGAKGVIVNNTSVDYSLSKSANLQNFGGLSGKVIAKRSRELFSAVASELYGKTVLIASGGIDSAEEAYARIKSGANLVQIYTSFIFKGPNIAKQINEGILKLLKEDNFASISEAVGYDIKNKI comes from the coding sequence TTGAATTACGAGACGCTAAAATCCATATTTTTTAAATTTGACCCCGAAACCGCTCACAAAATCGTCGAAAAAACGCTAAGTATCTCAGACTGCGTATTTCCGGGACTTTATAGCATCGTAGCTAAAAACTGCGTCGTCACGGACGCGGCTCTTTCGCAAAATTTGCTAGGAACTAGCTTTTTAAACCCGGTAGGAATCGCCGGTGGCTTTGATAAAAACGCCACCATGCTGCGTCCGCTGGCGGCGCTCGGGTTTGGGCACGTGGAGTTTGGCACCGTGACGCCAAAGGCCCAAGAGGGCAACGCAAAACCGCGCCTTTTTCGCCTCATCGAAGAAGAGAGCATACAAAACGCGATGGGCTTTAACAACGAGGGCGCAGACGCACTTGGCGCGCGCGTCGGCAGGCTCTATCCGTTTGCGATACCACTTTTTGCCAATATCGGCAAAAATAAAATCACTCCCAATGAAGAGGCGATAAAAGACTATGAAATTTTAGTCGCTAAATTTAACGAAATTTGCAACTGCTTCGTCATCAACGTCTCATCGCCAAATACTCCGAATTTACGCGAACTACAAGAAGAAAGCTTTATAAAAGATCTATTTGCGCGCCTTACGCCGATCGCAAAAAAGCCGATAATCTTTAAAATCGCGCCCGATATGGACGACGACAAGGCCGTACAGATCTGTAAAACGGCCGTAGAAAGCGGTGCGAAAGGCGTAATCGTAAATAATACGAGCGTGGATTATTCGCTGTCAAAATCTGCGAATTTGCAAAATTTCGGCGGACTAAGCGGCAAGGTCATCGCTAAACGCTCGCGCGAGCTTTTTAGCGCGGTGGCTAGCGAGCTTTACGGCAAGACGGTTTTGATCGCAAGCGGCGGCATAGACAGTGCCGAGGAAGCGTACGCGCGCATAAAATCAGGCGCAAATTTGGTTCAAATTTACACCTCCTTTATATTCAAGGGCCCAAACATCGCAAAACAGATAAACGAAGGTATTTTAAAGCTTTTAAAAGAGGATAATTTCGCCTCGATTAGCGAAGCGGTGGGCTACGATATAAAAAACAAAATTTAA
- a CDS encoding pitrilysin family protein, producing the protein MLIKYSKTKLKNGFEIYHIPASKGSSVISVDVFYRVGSRNETMGKSGIAHMLEHLNFKSTKNMKAGKFDEIVKGFGGVNNASTGFDYTHYFVKCSKGNLDEALRLYADIMENLSLKDREFQPERDVVTEERRWRTDNSPIGFLYFTLFNVAFSYHPYHWTPIGFIGDIRNWTIEDIKEFHETYYQPQNAMLLISGDIDKKSAFELGKKHFERIKNKKPLPKLHCIEPEQNGAKRAEIYKDSEVEMLALAFKIPPFNHEDQPALGALAEYLGSGQSSVLQRVLIDEKCLVNSVDVYNMSNIDESLLIVLAVCNPGVKAEAVEDEIWRVLENVKTQKIDEDEMTKIKNSLKSDLIYSLDSASKVANLYGGYLVRGDIKPLFELPEKTAALKPADLNEICKKYARKEKSTTIILRKEKSE; encoded by the coding sequence ATGCTTATAAAATACTCCAAAACAAAGCTCAAAAACGGCTTTGAGATCTATCACATCCCCGCTAGCAAGGGCTCTAGCGTCATTAGCGTGGACGTGTTTTACCGCGTAGGCTCGCGAAACGAAACCATGGGCAAAAGCGGCATCGCGCACATGCTAGAGCATCTAAATTTTAAATCTACGAAAAATATGAAAGCGGGCAAATTTGACGAGATCGTAAAGGGTTTTGGCGGCGTAAATAACGCTAGCACGGGCTTTGATTATACGCATTATTTCGTCAAATGCTCAAAGGGCAACCTAGACGAGGCTCTTAGGCTTTACGCCGATATAATGGAAAATTTGAGCCTAAAAGATAGGGAATTCCAACCCGAGCGCGACGTCGTGACCGAGGAGCGCAGATGGCGCACGGACAACTCTCCGATCGGCTTTTTGTACTTTACGCTCTTTAACGTCGCTTTTAGTTATCACCCGTACCACTGGACTCCGATCGGCTTTATCGGCGACATCAGAAACTGGACGATAGAGGATATAAAAGAATTTCACGAGACGTACTATCAGCCGCAAAACGCTATGCTTCTAATCAGCGGCGACATCGATAAAAAAAGCGCGTTTGAGCTGGGCAAAAAGCACTTTGAACGCATAAAAAACAAAAAACCGCTACCGAAACTCCACTGCATCGAGCCCGAGCAAAACGGCGCAAAAAGAGCTGAAATTTACAAGGATAGCGAGGTAGAGATGCTAGCGCTCGCCTTTAAGATCCCGCCGTTTAATCACGAAGATCAGCCTGCGTTAGGCGCGCTAGCCGAGTATCTAGGTAGCGGGCAAAGCTCTGTTTTGCAGCGCGTTTTGATAGACGAAAAGTGCCTCGTAAACAGCGTGGACGTCTATAATATGAGTAACATCGACGAGAGCCTGCTAATCGTGCTAGCCGTTTGTAATCCCGGCGTCAAGGCCGAGGCCGTAGAGGACGAGATCTGGCGAGTGCTTGAAAACGTAAAAACGCAAAAAATCGACGAAGACGAGATGACCAAGATAAAAAATAGCTTAAAAAGCGATCTCATTTACTCGCTAGATAGCGCGTCGAAGGTGGCGAATTTATACGGCGGATATCTCGTTAGAGGCGATATAAAGCCGCTTTTTGAGCTACCTGAAAAAACAGCCGCGCTAAAACCGGCCGATCTAAACGAAATTTGCAAAAAATACGCGAGAAAAGAAAAATCCACGACGATCATCCTAAGAAAGGAAAAAAGTGAATAA
- the dapA gene encoding 4-hydroxy-tetrahydrodipicolinate synthase: protein MNKKAITGAMTALITPFKDGKLDEIGYEKLIKRQIANGIDAVVPVGTTGESATLTHDEHRICIEIAVNTCKNTGVKVLAGAGSNATHEAVGLAKFAQDHGADGILSVAPYYNKPTQEGLYRHYKAIASSVEIPVLLYNVPGRVGVDIQPCTVFRLFKECENVYGVKEATGSIERCVDLLAHEPGLSVISGEDAINYPILSNGGKGVISVTANLLPDEISNLTHFALKGEFARAKAINDDLYAVNKIMFCESNPIPVKAAMYIAGLISSLEYRLPLCEPSTENLKKIEQTIKQYNIKGF, encoded by the coding sequence GTGAATAAAAAAGCAATAACGGGCGCCATGACGGCGCTGATTACGCCTTTTAAAGACGGCAAACTAGACGAAATCGGTTATGAAAAGTTAATCAAAAGACAAATCGCAAACGGCATCGATGCGGTCGTACCCGTAGGCACGACGGGCGAGAGCGCGACGCTAACGCACGACGAGCATAGAATTTGCATCGAAATCGCCGTAAATACCTGCAAAAATACCGGCGTAAAAGTACTCGCGGGCGCCGGCAGTAACGCCACTCACGAGGCGGTAGGCCTTGCAAAATTCGCGCAAGATCACGGCGCAGACGGTATCCTCTCGGTAGCCCCGTACTACAACAAACCGACGCAAGAAGGCCTATACCGCCACTACAAAGCGATCGCTTCAAGCGTCGAAATCCCGGTGCTGCTCTATAATGTCCCCGGCCGCGTGGGCGTAGATATCCAGCCGTGCACGGTTTTTAGGCTATTTAAAGAGTGCGAGAACGTCTACGGCGTAAAAGAAGCCACCGGCAGCATCGAGCGCTGCGTTGATCTACTCGCGCACGAGCCAGGCCTATCCGTCATCAGCGGCGAGGACGCGATAAACTACCCTATCCTCTCAAACGGCGGCAAGGGCGTGATCTCGGTCACGGCAAATTTGCTCCCTGACGAAATCTCAAATTTGACCCACTTTGCGTTAAAAGGCGAATTTGCGCGTGCAAAAGCCATAAACGACGATCTTTATGCGGTAAATAAAATAATGTTTTGCGAGAGTAACCCGATCCCGGTCAAAGCCGCGATGTATATCGCCGGGCTCATATCAAGCCTCGAGTACCGCCTGCCGCTTTGCGAGCCGAGCACCGAAAATCTCAAAAAAATCGAACAAACCATAAAACAATATAATATAAAAGGATTTTAA
- a CDS encoding enoyl-ACP reductase, whose amino-acid sequence MNCENEFKGKTLVISGGTRGIGRAIVEEFAAKGVNIAFTYNSNEELAKTQAAELEATYGIKARAYALNILEPETYKDLFLEIDVDFDRVDFFVSNAIISGRPVAGGYTKFMKLRPRGINNIFTATVNAFVVGAQEAAKRMEKTGGGSIISLSSTGNLVYIENYAGHGTAKAAVEAMARYAATELGEKNIRVNVVSGGPIETDALRAFTNYEEVRDKTAELSPLNRMGQPTDIAGACLFLCSSKASWVTGHTFIIDGGTTFK is encoded by the coding sequence ATGAATTGCGAAAACGAATTTAAAGGCAAAACTCTAGTAATCAGCGGCGGAACGCGCGGTATCGGACGCGCCATCGTGGAGGAATTTGCCGCAAAGGGCGTAAATATCGCCTTTACTTATAACTCAAACGAAGAGCTAGCCAAAACCCAAGCCGCCGAGCTTGAAGCGACATACGGCATAAAAGCCAGAGCCTACGCGCTAAATATACTAGAACCCGAGACTTACAAAGATCTATTTTTAGAGATTGACGTAGACTTTGACCGCGTAGATTTTTTTGTCTCAAACGCCATCATCTCGGGTCGCCCGGTAGCAGGCGGATATACTAAATTTATGAAACTTCGCCCTCGCGGCATTAATAACATCTTCACCGCAACCGTAAACGCATTTGTCGTGGGTGCGCAAGAAGCCGCAAAACGCATGGAAAAAACGGGCGGCGGCAGCATCATATCGCTATCATCGACGGGTAATCTCGTCTATATCGAAAACTACGCAGGACACGGCACCGCAAAAGCCGCGGTCGAGGCCATGGCGCGCTATGCGGCGACCGAGCTTGGCGAAAAAAATATCCGCGTAAACGTCGTTAGCGGCGGCCCGATCGAGACGGACGCGCTTAGGGCTTTTACGAACTACGAAGAAGTGCGCGACAAAACGGCCGAGCTAAGCCCGCTAAATCGCATGGGGCAGCCGACCGACATAGCCGGCGCATGTTTGTTTCTCTGCAGCTCAAAAGCTAGCTGGGTGACGGGCCACACCTTCATCATCGACGGCGGTACAACATTTAAATGA